The following proteins are encoded in a genomic region of Oncorhynchus keta strain PuntledgeMale-10-30-2019 chromosome 8, Oket_V2, whole genome shotgun sequence:
- the afg1lb gene encoding lactation elevated protein 1 homolog B isoform X2 — MAAYTSSLATRCLGRYLIKHTQNNIWISTSSIAKGYTTSTCNPSTSPLTPLNKARSDTSASTRTIEQHYDSLIRCGSLVEDTQQIDALHQLGQLQKTLRGYSNSIYLTPPKPKAKEAKDSNAKQQKVNDYKLSKTEGDDAPTEEEERLLPLPPPRGFYIHGDVGTGKTMLMDMFYSHVDNGRKKRVHFNSFMLDIHKRIHRRKQSTPQRRLGKMFTYDPISPVAMEISNETCVLCFDEFQVTDIADAMILKQLFQTLFRTGVVVVATSNRPPDDLYKNGLQRDAFLPFINVLKEYCQPMGVDSGVDYRRLDLPSAGKLYYLTREPDAESFMDTLFHELAVRQNNVMGPRVLTVQGRELRLEKTCGNIADCTFKELCDRLCQVGWGASLHSYFQVFPEMFDRVQVRALAGPLKDIQRLVPKPPRSHSCVVLAVCLGSLSC; from the exons ATGGCGGCCTACACATCGTCTTTGGCAACAAGATGTTTAGGTAGATATTTAATAAAACACACTCAAAACAACATTTGGATTTCCACGAGCAGCATTGCAAAAG GCTACACAACAAGCACATGTAATCCATCCACATCACCTTTGACCCCCTTGAACAAAGCCAGGTCAGACACCTCGGCGTCCACCAGAACTATTGAGCAGCACTATGACAGTCTCATCCGCTGTGGCTCGCTAGTGGAGGACACTCAACAAATAGATGCTCTACATCAGCTGGGACAACTGCAGAAAACCCTGCGAGGGTATTCCAACAGCATCTACCTGACCCCACCCAAGCCTAAGGCGAAGGAGGCAAAAGACAGCAACGCAAAGCAACAGAAAGTAAACGATTACAAACTGAGCAAAACTGAAGGGGATGATGCTCCCACAGAAGAG GAGGAGCGCCTGCTTCCCCTACCACCACCCAGAGGGTTCTATATCCATGGTGATGTTG GCACAGGGAAGACCATGCTTATGGATATGTTTTACTCTCATGTGGATAACGGACGTAAGAAAAGGGTCCATTTTAACAGCTTCATGTTGGACATCCACAAAA GGATCCACCGGAGGAAACAAAGCACTCCTCAACGGAGGCTGGGGAAAATGTTCACCTATGACCCCATCTCGCCGGTTGCCATGGAGATCAGCAATGAAACCTGTGTCTTGTGTTTTGACGAGTttcag gtgaCTGACATCGCTGATGCGATGATTCTGAAACAGCTGTTTCAGACGTTGTTCAGGACCGGGGTAGTGGTGGTGGCCACCTCCAACAGGCCCCCTGACG ATCTGTACAAAAATGGACTTCAGAGAGACGCCTTCCTGCCTTTCATCAACGTGTTGAAG gaataCTGCCAGCCCATGGGCGTCGACTCTGGAGTTGACTACAGAAGACTGGACCTGCCTTCAGCAGGGAAACTCTACtacct cACCAGAGAGCCTGATGCGGAGTCCTTCATGGATACGCTGTTTCACGAGCTGGCTGTGAGACAAAACAATG TAATGGGTCCCAGGGTCCTGACGGTGCAGGGCAGAGAGTTGAGACTGGAGAAGACCTGTGGAAACATCGCTGACTGTACCTTTAAAGAACTGTGTGATAGA ctctgtcaggttggatggggagcgtcgctgcacagctattttcaggtctttccagagatgttcgatcgggttcaagtccgggctctggctgggccactcaaggacattcagagacttgtcccgaagccgccacgaagccactcctgcgttgtcttggctgtgtgcttaggatcgttgtcttgttag